Proteins from a genomic interval of Arachis hypogaea cultivar Tifrunner chromosome 10, arahy.Tifrunner.gnm2.J5K5, whole genome shotgun sequence:
- the LOC112715016 gene encoding 65-kDa microtubule-associated protein 8 encodes MGSVQTPIGMRNSAILETSCGFLLQELQIIWDEVGEDKFEREKVLLDLEQECLEVYRRKVDKANISRAHLHQELAEAEAEFTHLLLSLGERSLPGRPEKRAGTLKEQLDSITPALREMRLRKEERLNQFRAVQGQIQKISAEIAGNSDNATSIIVVNENDLSLKRLEEYQNELQRLYNEKNERLQQVEKYIDVIYSLSTILGKDSSAIIMEVHPSLNDLCGITKNISDKILDKLDTTVESLYEEKKTRLDKLHHLGKELLNLWNLMDVPYNDRQPFSHVINLLSVSSSEVSDPGSLTLEIVQQTEAEVKRLDQLKASKMKELFQKKREELELICKKSHVEIPSQTEMKNIINLINSGEIDHSNLLMSMDEQISRAKEEAASRKAIMEKVEKWMLARDEERWLEEYSTDENRYSVSRGAHKNLRRAERARIMVSKMPALVDLIIKMARSWEEERNKVFLYDQVPLMEMLEEYNMLKREKEEEKKRQQPWEKKKVQSQVAVERDNMYASRPSTSSRRIPNKSCNGGLDSPMPVNRRLPISIHQFRSNSINSGNQAISFINDGRKMQRRRMFGEPGIPPHSRDEASSVISTHSGPFSP; translated from the exons ATGGGTTCAGTCCAGACACCAATAGGGATGAGAAATTCTGCAATATTAGAAACTTCATGTGGATTCTTGTTGCAGGAACTGCAG ATAATATGGGACGAAGTCGGAGAAGACAAATTCGAGAGGGAGAAGGTTCTGCTGGATTTGGAGCAAGAGTGCCTCGAGGTCTACAGACGAAAAGTCGACAAAGCAAATATATCCAGAGCACATCTGCACCAAGAATTGGCCGAGGCCGAGGCTGAATTTACACACCTTTTGTTGTCTCTTGGTGAAAGATCTCTACCTGGACGG CCAGAAAAAAGGGCGGGAACACTAAAAGAGCAGCTAGATTCGATCACTCCAGCACTCCGAGAGATGCGTCTGAGGAAGGAAGAGAGGCTAAACCAGTTCCGAGCGGTGCAGGGGCAAATTCAAAAGATTTCTGCAGAAATTGCAGGTAATTCAGATAACGCAACATCAATCATTGTAGTAAACGAGAATGATCTTTCACTAAAAAGACTTGAGGAGTATCAGAACGAGTTGCAAAGGCTCTACAATGAGAAG AATGAAAGACTCCAGCAAGTGGAGAAATACATAGACGTAATATACAGCCTGTCCACAATCTTGGGAAAAGATTCCTCAGCGATCATCATGGAAGTTCACCCAAGCTTGAATGATTTGTGTGGGATAACAAAGAATATAAGTGACAAAATCCTGGATAAACTTGACACCACAGTAGAGTCCCTttatgaagaaaagaaaacccGACTTGACAAG CTTCACCATTTAGGGAAAGAACTGTTGAATCTATGGAATCTTATGGATGTACCATACAATGACCGACAACCTTTTTCACACGTAATCAATTTGTTATCAGTCTCATCTTCAGAAGTATCTGATCCAGGAAGTCTTACTCTAGAAATAGTGCAGCAG ACTGAAGCTGAAGTCAAGAGACTGGATCAACTAAAAGCAAGCAAGATGAAAGAGTTATTCCAGAAGAAACGGGAGGAACTGGAATTAATATGCAAGAAATCACATGTGGAGATACCTTCACAGACAGAGATGAAGAATATCATTAACCTTATAAACTCAG GGGAGATTGACCATTCCAATCTCCTCATGAGTATGGATGAACAGATATCAAGAGCAAAAGAAGAGGCTGCTAGCAGGAAGGCTATAATGGAGAAGGTGGAGAAGTGGATGTTAGCACGTGATGAAGAACGCTGGCTAGAAGAATATAGCACG GATGAGAATCGATACTCAGTCAGCAGAGGAGCTCACAAAAACTTGAGACGTGCTGAACGTGCCCGTATAATGGTCAGCAAAATGCCAG CTTTGgtagatttgataattaaaatggcCAGATCTTGGGAAGAAGAACGAAATAAAGTTTTCTTGTATGATCAG GTACCTCTAATGGAAATGTTGGAAGAGTATAACATGCTAAAAAGGGAAAAagaggaggaaaagaaaagacAGCAG CCATGGGAAAAGAAGAAGGTCCAGAGTCAAGTAGCAGTTGAGCGAGATAATATGTATGCATCAAGACCAAGCACCAGCAGTAGACGTATTCCAAATAAAAGCTGTAACGGAGGTCTAGACAGTCCTATGCCAGTGAACAGAAGGCTTCCCATCAGTATCCATCAATTCAGATCAAACAGCATAAATTCAGGAAATCAAGCTATATCCTTCATTAATGATGGAAGGAAGATGCAAAGAAGAAGGATGTTTGGTGAACCTGGCATTCCTCCTCATTCAAGAGACGAGGCATCTTCTGTGATATCAACACATTCTGGACCATTTTCTCCttaa
- the LOC112715019 gene encoding uncharacterized protein, translating into MANEEVKHLEDCSVSNALGTWVFSVAGALLAIPVGIKRKSLAPLVFFGTTGTMLDIIMGISACEREHAERQMKLIEAQRAATDTSLVEANTDS; encoded by the exons ATGGCAAATGAAGAAGTGAAGCATCTCGAAGACTGCTCTGTTTCCAA TGCATTGGGCACTTGGGTATTCTCAGTGGCAGGAGCTCTGCTGGCGATTCCGGTGGGGATAAAGCGCAAATCTCTGGCACCCCTTGTATTCTTTGGCACTACTGGTACTATGCTGGATATTATTATGGGAATTAGTGCTTGCGAAAGGGAACATGCGGAGCGCCAAATGAAGTTGATAGAAGCTCAAAGAGCTGCAACCGACACTTCTTTGGTGGAGGCAAACACGGATTCATAG
- the LOC112715018 gene encoding uncharacterized protein — protein sequence MAEEEEVQIQENAESSRPEFPTGRVKKIMRLDKDVNRVSGEALFLVSRSTELFLHFLAEKSARVAIEKKRKTVTIDHLRVAVKRHQPSSDFLLDSLPLPSQPKNLPPSTAADRRKADKPAPAGTRRIDQFFRKPEVQVAPVADPEAEAPAEADAEAKDAPEADSEAQAAPVEDPEAEPSAEADAEAKTAPEADSEAQATGAEADAGAEVAAEAEAAVHVDEC from the coding sequence ATGGCGGAGGAAGAAGAAGTTCAGATTCAAGAAAACGCGGAGTCATCCCGACCCGAATTCCCGACGGGTCGGGTGAAGAAAATAATGAGACTAGACAAGGATGTGAATAGGGTGAGCGGAGAAGCGCTGTTCCTGGTGTCGCGCTCCACCGAGTTGTTTCTCCACTTCCTGGCTGAGAAATCGGCGCGCGTGGCCATCGAGAAGAAGCGCAAAACGGTTACCATTGACCACCTTCGGGTCGCAGTCAAGAGGCACCAACCTAGCAGCGATTTCCTCCTCGACTCGCTCCCTCTGCCTTCTCAGCCCAAAAATCTCCCTCCTTCCACCGCCGCCGACCGGAGAAAAGCTGATAAGCCCGCACCTGCCGGCACTCGTCGCATCGATCAGTTCTTCCGGAAGCCTGAAGTCCAAGTTGCTCCCGTGGCAGATCCTGAAGCCGAAGCTCCTGCGGAAGCTGATGCTGAAGCTAAAGATGCTCCCGAAGCTGATTCTGAAGCCCAAGCTGCTCCTGTGGAAGATCCTGAAGCGGAGCCTTCTGCGGAAGCTGATGCTGAAGCTAAAACTGCTCCCGAAGCTGATTCTGAGGCCCAAGCTACTGGAGCTGAAGCTGACGCCGGAGCTGAAGTTGCTGCCGAAGCTGAAGCGGCAGTTCACGTAGATGAGTGTTAG